In one window of Bos taurus isolate L1 Dominette 01449 registration number 42190680 breed Hereford chromosome 15, ARS-UCD2.0, whole genome shotgun sequence DNA:
- the OR5B139 gene encoding olfactory receptor 5B12: MTPMKNSTVVTEFILAGITDDPQLQIPLFLVFTLIYLLTLVGNLGVITLILLDSRLHTPMYFFLSNLALVDFAYSTAVTPKVMAGFLTGDKVISYNACAAQLFFFAVFLIMESFLLASMAYDRHAAVCQPLHYTNIMTPRVCSWMVTGSYVLSFLEASVHTWNIFSLSFCRSNVIDHFFCDATPLLALSCSESNRSEMVLFLLVGFTVLSSNLVILVSYLFIFVTILRMRSSEGHQKAFSTCASHLTAVSIFYGTASFMYFEPGSRHSMSTDKMASVFYAIVIPMLNPLIYSLRNKEVKRALKKAVGKAKSSLRFKI, encoded by the coding sequence ATGACCCCCATGAAGAACAGTACAGTCGTGACTGAGTTCATTCTCGCCGGGATAACTGATGACCCACAACTGCAGATCCCACTCTTTCTAGTGTTCACGCTCATCTACCTCCTCACTCTGGTTGGGAACCTGGGGGTGATCACGCTGATCCTGCTGGACTCTCGTCTCCACACTCCCATGTACTTCTTTCTTAGCAACCTCGCTCTGGTGGACTTTGCTTACTCCACAGCTGTCACTCCCAAAGTGATGGCAGGATTCCTCACGGGAGACAAGGTCATTTCCTACAATGCTTGTGCTGCtcagcttttcttctttgctgtctTTCTCATTATGGAAAGTTTTCTTTTGGCTTCAATGGCCTATGACCGTCATGCAGCGGTGTGTCAACCACTCCATTACACCAACATCATGACACCAAGAGTGTGTTCCTGGATGGTCACAGGGTCctatgttcttagttttctggagGCCTCTGTTCACACTTGGAACATATTCAGTCTGTCTTTCTGCAGATCCAATGTGATTGATCACTTTTTCTGTGATGCTACTCCTCTCCTGGCTCTCTCATGCTCAGAAAGCAACAGAAGTgagatggttttatttcttttggttgGCTTCACTGTTCTCTCTTCTAACCTGGTCATCCTGGTCTCCTATCTGTTTATCTTTGTCACCATTCTGAGGATGCGCTCATCTGAAGGACATCAAAAGGCCTTTTccacctgtgcttcccacctcaCTGCTGTCTCCATCTTTTATGGGACAGCTTCTTTCATGTACTTTGAGCCCGGCTCCCGCCATTCCATGAGCACAGACAAAATGGCGTCTGTGTTCTACGCCATAGTCATCCCCATGCTGAATCCTCTGATCTATAGTCTGCGGAACAAAGAGGTCAAGAGGGCACTAAAAAAGGCTGTGGGGAAGGCAAAGTCTTCTCTAAGattcaaaatttaa
- the OR5B145 gene encoding olfactory receptor 5B12, translating into MIPRENSTVVIEFILAGITDDSQLQIPLFLVFTLIYLLTLVGNLGVITLILLDSRLHTPMYFFLSNLALVDFGYSTAVTPKVMAGFLTGDKVISYNACVAQLFFFGGFLSVETFLLALMAYDRHAAVCKPLHYTNIMTPRVCAWIVIGSYVFGFLEISVHTWNIFSLSFCRSYVIDHFFCDATPLLALSCSKSNRSEMVLFLFVGFNVLLSNLVILVSYLFIFVTILRMRSSGGHQKAFSTCASHLTAVSIFYGTASFMYFQPGSRHSMSTDKMASVFYAIVIPMLNPLIYSLRNKEVKRVLKKAVGKAKSSLIFKI; encoded by the coding sequence ATGATCCCCAGGGAGAACAGTACAGTCGTGATTGAGTTCATTCTTGCCGGGATAACTGATGACTCACAACTGCAGATCCCACTCTTTCTAGTGTTCACACTCATCTACCTCCTCACTCTGGTTGGGAACCTGGGGGTGATCACGCTGATCCTGCTGGACTCTCGTCTCCACactcccatgtacttcttccttagCAACCTCGCTCTGGTGGACTTTGGTTACTCCACAGCCGTCACTCCCAAAGTAATGGCTGGATTCCTCACGGGAGACAAGGTCATTTCCTACAATGCTTGTGTTGCTCAGCTCTTCTTCTTTGGTGGCTTTCTCTCTGTGGAAACTTTTCTCTTGGCCTTAATGGCCTATGACCGTCATGCAGCAGTGTGTAAACCACTCCATTACACCAACATCATGACACCAAGGGTGTGTGCCTGGATTGTCATAGGGTCTTATGTCTTTGGTTTCCTAGAAATCTCTGTGCACACTTGGAACATATTCAGTCTGTCTTTCTGCAGATCATATGTAATTGATCACTTTTTCTGTGATGCTACTCCTCTCCTGGCTCTCTCATGCTCCAAAAGCAACAGAAGTgagatggttttatttctttttgttggctTCAATGTCCTTCTTTCTAACCTGGTCATCCTGGTCTCCTATCTGTTTATCTTTGTCACCATTCTGAGGATGCGCTCATCTGGAGGACATCAGAAAGCCTTTTccacctgtgcttcccacctcaCTGCTGTCTCCATCTTTTATGGGACAGCTTCTTTCATGTACTTTCAGCCCGGCTCCCGCCATTCCATGAGCACAGACAAAATGGCATCTGTGTTCTACGCCATAGTCATCCCCATGCTGAATCCTCTGATCTATAGTCTGAGGAACAAAGAGGTCAAGAGGGTGCTAAAAAAAGCTGTGGGGAAGGCAAAGTCTTCTCTAATATTCAAAATTTAA